One window of Nicotiana tomentosiformis chromosome 11, ASM39032v3, whole genome shotgun sequence genomic DNA carries:
- the LOC104118407 gene encoding cytochrome P450 94A2-like yields the protein MAYIDLFFYLFAFFGILIFAYLSRQKQNSFQSATNSKSYPFKDVIKNRHRLLQWTCEIFESSRPSTTINFHGPFGGGLIFTTNPSNIQHIFKTRIDIYQKGKAYTKSMTNVLGDGIFVSNGENWKTQKHLLNHYLNQNAHHKFVESITRKKLFDNMVPILSAFAANETIFDFQKIIRRLMYDLAFQIALDFDLKYLSPALPETVVADAFERALEISFSRYLSIPVIWKAKRFLNKGTERELKLAINQVRWFIEKIIMEKKEKNSSSADFCSKNQDLGEKFLVDEILNFLLASQGTISSALTWFFWLLSQNSDVETQIINEIEENIKEIEEKHEESRGSTSTSANNSMYKKMVYTHASLCESMRLYPPVPSGGMDAMQDDVLPDGTIVKKGMSIMYNAYAMGRSQELWGSDYMKFRPERWLERDVSTGEWCFVPRPSFVYPVFQAGLRVCLGRVSAFLQMKMVVCHVLRRFKVVPVVKGVEPVQISFPTLRMKEGFPVWIIERC from the coding sequence ATGGCTTATATTGATTTGTTTTTCTACCTCTTTGCTTTCTTTGGTATTCTCATATTCGCCTACTTGTCAAGACAAAAGCAAAACTCTTTCCAATCTGCTACAAACTCAAAATCATACCCATTTAAGGATGTCATCAAGAATAGGCATAGGTTGCTCCAATGGACGTGTGAAATCTTTGAAAGCTCACGTCCCTCTACCACCATCAACTTCCATGGGCCCTTTGGCGGCGGTTTGATTTTCACAACCAATCCTTCAAACATCCAACACATTTTCAAGACACGTATAGATATCTACCAGAAAGGTAAAGCTTATACAAAATCCATGACAAATGTATTGGGGGATGGTATCTTTGTCTCAAATGGCGAGAACTGGAAAACCCAAAAACACCTTTTGAACCATTACCTGAACCAAAATGCTCACCACAAGTTTGTCGAATCAATTACTAGAAAAAAGCTCTTTGATAACATGGTCCCCATTCTTTCAGCTTTCGCTGCTAATGAAACCATTTTTGATTTTCAGAAAATCATCCGCAGATTAATGTATGATCTTGCATTTCAAATTGCTTTGGATTTCGACTTGAAATATCTGTCGCCAGCTTTACCAGAAACCGTAGTTGCGGACGCCTTTGAGCGTGCGCTTGAGATCAGCTTCAGCAGGTATTTATCAATTCCTGTAATATGGAAAGCCAAGCGATTTCTTAACAAGGGAACTGAAAGGGAGCTTAAACTAGCCATCAATCAAGTACGTTGGTTTATTGAGAAGATTATCAtggaaaagaaggaaaagaataGTTCCTCTGCAGATTTCTGCTCAAAGAACCAAGACTTAGGGGAGAAATTTCTTGTTGATGAAATTCTCAACTTCCTTCTTGCAAGTCAAGGAACCATCTCATCTGCTTTGACTTGGTTCTTTTGGTTGCTCTCTCAAAACTCGGATGTTGAAACACAAATTATCAACGAAATAGAAGAAAATAtcaaagaaatagaagaaaaacaCGAGGAATCAAGGGGTAGTACTAGCACTAGTGCTAATAATTCCATGTATAAGAAAATGGTGTATACACATGCTTCACTATGTGAATCCATGAGACTTTACCCTCCAGTCCCAAGTGGTGGAATGGATGCAATGCAAGATGATGTTTTACCCGATGGAACAATCGTGAAGAAGGGAATGAGTATAATGTACAATGCTTATGCAATGGGAAGGTCTCAAGAATTATGGGGTTCAGATTATATGAAATTTAGACCGGAGAGGTGGTTGGAGAGAGATGTCAGTACAGGAGAATGGTGCTTTGTGCCGAGACCTTCGTTCGTCTATCCAGTTTTTCAAGCAGGGCTAAGGGTTTGCTTGGGAAGAGTGAGTGCATTTCTGCAGATGAAAATGGTGGTTTGTCATGTTTTAAGGAGATTCAAGGTGGTGCCTGTTGTGAAAGGTGTTGAGCCAGTTCAGATTTCATTCCCAACATTAAGGATGAAAGAAGGATTTCCAGTTTGGATCATTGAACGCTGCTAA
- the LOC138901962 gene encoding uncharacterized protein: protein MVTVRSVIALAASRYWLIYQMDVHNAFLNDDLLEEVYMHIPEGTDPRQLNQTREDLQTKFKIKELGELKFFLGVEFARSKEGIVMKQRSGAKPVGTLLEMNQKLISVDYGDWMKINTADELLKDPNIYQSKAAIQIAANPICHERTKHIDIDCHFVRKRILLGVMRTEHVSTKEQLADLLTKSLGKEYKFEDVLEEVQKIEQVEEDSPLRID, encoded by the exons ATGGTCACTGTAAGATCTGTTATTGCACTGGCTGCTTCTAGATACTGGTTGATCTACCAAATGGATGTGCATAATGCCTTTCTCAATGATGATCTTCTTGAAGAAGTCTATATGCATATTCCAGAAG GCACCGATCCCAGACAACTGAACCAGACAAGAGAAGATCTACAAACCAAATTCAAAATTAAAGAACTTGGTGAACTTAAATTCTTTCTAGGCGTTGAGTTTGCCAGGTCCAAAGAGGGAATTGTAATGAAGCAGAGAAG TGGAGCAAAACCTGTTGGAACTCTTCTTGAAATGAATCAGAAACTAATCTCAGTAGACTATGGTGATTGGATGAAAATCAATACTGCAGATGAGTTGCTAAAGGATCCTAATATCTATCAGAG TAAGGCTGCAATCCAGATTGCTGCTAATCCAATTTGTCACGAAAGGACCAAACATATAGATATAGACTGTCACTTTGTGAGGAAAAGGATTCTACTAGGAGTAATGAGAACAGAACACGTATCCACTAAGGAGCAACTAGCTGATCTACTGACGAAGAGTTTGGGCAAG GAATATAAGTTTGAAGACGTGTTAGAGGAAGTCCAGAAAATTGAGCAAGTTGAAGAAG ACTCACCTTTGAGGATTGATTAG